The genomic region ATCACCTCCCGCTTGTGCGAGATCGACGAGGCGATCAGGGGCCGGAGGCGATGACCGGGCACGGGGCCGTCATGCCGGATGCGCCGATGGCGCTGGCGCTGGAGGAGGCGCGTGCGGCCGCGGCGGCGGGCGAGGTGCCGGTGGGCGCGGTGCTGCTCGATCCGGCCGGCAGGCTGCTTGCCCGCGCCGGCAACCGCGTGCTGCGCGACCGCGATCCCACCGCCCATGCCGAGATGCTGGTGATCCGCGAGGCGGCGCGCAGGCTCGGCAACGAGCGTCTCGCGGGCTGCGCGCTCCATGTCACGCTCGAGCCCTGCCCCATGTGCGCCCAGGCGATCAGTCTTGCGCGAATCGCGCGGCTCTATTTCGGTGCGGAGGATCCGAAGGGCGGCGGCGTGCTGCACGGCCCGCGGATCTTCGCGCAACCGACCTGTCATCACCGCCCCGAGATCTACCCGGGCATCGGCGAGCGGGAGGCGGCGCGGCTGCTTAGAGACTTTTTCGCCGCGCGCCGCTAGAATCGGCGCCGGCTGCGGAACATGGGCAGGAAAGACCCGATGAATCCCGCTCTTCGCGACTGGCTGGCGAGGCTTGCGGAGGCTCTCCCGCGCGAGCTGGTGGAGCAGCTCTGGAGCCGGGATTCGCTCATCGCGCTGGCGGTGCTCGCGGCCGCGTTCGCGATCGCCCATGTGCTGGCGGGGCTTGCCGAGCGCGGCGTGGGCGAGCTGGCGCGCGACGTGCCGTGGCTGCAGCGGATCCGGATCCTGCGCCGGCCGATCATCTGGTCGACCCTCGTGCTGCTCATCGTCTATCTGGGCGAGCGGCTGTTCGCCGCCTTGGGCCTCAGCACGGCGCTGCTGTCGATCGCGGTCAGCCTGCTCGCGGCCTGGGTGGTGATCCGGATCACCGTCACCTTCATCCGCGCGCGCACCCTTCGCCGCCTCGTCGCCTGGATCGCCTGGAGCATCGCGGCCCTCAACATCCTCGGACTCTGGGAGCCCATCGTCAGGGCCTTCGACGCCGTGCGCATCGAGATCGGGGACTTCCGCCTGTCCTTTCTCTCGCTCGCCCAGGGGCTGATCGCCTTCGCGGTCATGCTGTGGCTCGCGAAGACGGTCTCCGACATCGGCGAAAGCCGGATCCGCCGCCTGCGCGAGCTCGACCCCTCGCTTCGCGAGCTGACGGCGAAGCTGCTCCGGATCGGGCTCTACACGGTTGCCTTCCTGGCCGGCCTCAACGCGATGGGTGTCGACCTGACGGCGCTCGCGGTCTTCTCGGGCGCGCTCGGCGTCGGCATCGGCTTCGGTCTGCAGAAGGTGGTGGCGAACTTCATCTCGGGGCTGATCCTGCTGCTGGACCGTTCGATCAAGCCGGGCGACGTGATCGAAACCCAGGGCACCTACGGCTGGATCAACCATCTCGGCGCCCGCTACACCTCGATCATCACCCGCGACGGCACGGAATATCTCATTCCCAACGAGGACCTCATCACCCAGCCGGTGATCAACTGGTCCTTCTCCGACCGGCGCGTGCGACGCCGGCTCAAGGTCTCGGTGGACTACGCGACGGATCTCGAGAAGGCGATGGCGCTGATGCGCGAGGCGGCGGCCGAGACGGATCGCGTCCTCGCCGATCCGCCGCCCGTCGTGCATCTCGCCAATCTCGGCGACAACGGCGTGGAGCTGGAGCTCAGGTTCTGGATCGAGGATCCCCAGAACGGCATCTCCAACGTCTCAAGCGACGTGTTGCTGAAGATCTGGCACAAGTTCCACGAGGCCGGCATCGTCTTCCCCTTCCCGCAGCGGGTCGTCCACATGGCGACACCGGTGCAGGTCGCGCGCGACGGCGATGGAGGCGGTTCGCCGGCGCGCGCCTGAGGGGCCCCGCGCAGACCGTGAGGCGTTGCTCGAGCCGAGCGGAACCGCCGCGCCCATGGTCTAATTTCGGCCAGATTTCTCGGTTCTCGTGTCCGGGCCGGAAGCGAATCATGCGCCATGGGGCGGCGCATGCCAGGCAGGGAGGGCTTTCCATGACGAACACAGCGACAAACGGGCGTCGGCACATCCGCCGGATTGCGGGGCTTGCGGCCGGGCTGGCTCTTGCGGCGCCGGCGCTGGCCGCGGCGCAGGAGGATCTTCCGCCGCCGCCGAGCTGGCATTTCAGCGGCTATGCCGCGGGTGTCGGCGCGGGGACCTTCGCCCCCAAGCTCGGCGGCAGGGTCGACGGCCAGCCGGTGAAGGCCAGAACGACGGATGGAGAGGCCTGGTTCTTCGCCAAC from Rhodothalassiaceae bacterium harbors:
- the tadA gene encoding tRNA-specific adenosine deaminase → MALALEEARAAAAAGEVPVGAVLLDPAGRLLARAGNRVLRDRDPTAHAEMLVIREAARRLGNERLAGCALHVTLEPCPMCAQAISLARIARLYFGAEDPKGGGVLHGPRIFAQPTCHHRPEIYPGIGEREAARLLRDFFAARR